Proteins co-encoded in one Xyrauchen texanus isolate HMW12.3.18 chromosome 19, RBS_HiC_50CHRs, whole genome shotgun sequence genomic window:
- the tapt1a gene encoding transmembrane anterior posterior transformation protein 1 homolog isoform X1, translating to MADSLGVSDEKDPENDDYIGVKFSWTGAARSKKANISSLAADTTETLGFFEEPDVKDEQQEHSDMDESDEPSLLRFMCAELTRGYFLEHNEAKYTERRERVYTCMRIPRELERLMIFGWFLCLDAFLYVFTLLPLRTLLAFLRLLTIPCCGLGSSRFMQPAQVCDLLKGLIMVLCYSMMHYVDYAMMYHLIRGQSVIKLYIIYNMLEVADRLFSSFGQDILDALYWTATEPKSQKRAHIGVIPHFFMAVFYVFLHAILIMVQASTLNVAFNSHNKSLLTIMMSNNFVEIKGSVFKKFEKNNLFQMSNSDIKERFTNYVLLLIVCLRNMEQLSWNTDHLWVLLPDVFVVITSEVAVDVVKHAFITKFNDITADVYGEYKASLAFELVSSRQQNAYTDYSDSVARRMGFIPLPLAVLLIRVVMSSVKIQGALSSVCVLLFYLGLITLKVLNSIVLLGKSCHYVKEANMEVKQFDRPTAEIPKQNPKKANQAKSPAPKDKIKVQRPSTSITKQLPPRVGPLPPAPPPVSKVTSDLPQDSTLKPEDGTSETPESTELKHRTSKKNLLEIDRFTICGNRIG from the exons ATGGCGGATTCGCTGGGGGTGTCAGATGAAAAAGACCCCGAAAACGACGACTACATAGGGGTAAAATTTTCCTGGACTGGCGCTGCGAGGTCGAAGAAGGCAAATATATCTAGCTTGGCTGCGGACACGACAGAAACCCTGGGATTCTTCGAGGAACCCGATGTTAAAGACGAACAGCAGGAGCATTCAG ATATGGATGAGTCTGATGAGCCGTCTTTGTTGAGGTTCATGTGTGCAGAGCTGACCAGGGGCTACTTCCTGGAACACAATGAAGCTAAGTACACTGagcggagagagagagtgtacacGTGCATGAGGATCCCCAGAGAACTGGAAAGG TTGATGATCTTTGGGTGGTTCTTGTGTCTGGATGCCTTTCTGTATGTGTTCACCCTGCTGCCCCTGAGAACTCTGCTGGCCTTCCTAAGGTTGTTGACTATTCCTTGCTGTGGCCTAgg TAGCTCTCGGTTCATGCAGCCAGCTCAGGTGTGTGACCTGCTGAAAGGTTTAATCATGGTGCTCTGTTACTCCATGATGCACTATGTCGATTATGCCATGATGTACCACCTGATCCGGGGCCAGTCAGTCATCAAACTCTACATCATCTACAACATGCTGGAG GTGGCAGACCGTCTTTTCTCGTCTTTTGGGCAAGACATTCTGGATGCACTCTATTGGACGGCCACTGAGCCAAAGTCACAAAAGAGAGCCCACATTGGCGTCATTCCCCATTTCTTCATGGCCGTCTTTTATGTCT TTCTGCATGCCATCCTCATCATGGTTCAGGCCTCTACTTTAAATGTGGCCTTCAACTCGCATAACAAATCTCTTCTCACCATTATGATGTCCAACAAT TTTGTTGAAATCAAGGGAAGCGTGTTTAAAAAGTTTGAGAAGAACAACCTCTTTCAGATGTCTAACAGTG ATATTAAGGAGCGTTTCACAAACTATGTATTGCTTCTGATTGTTTGCCTGAGGAACATGGAACAGTTGTCCTGGAACACAG ATCACCTGTGGGTGCTGCTCCCAGATGTCTTTGTGGTGATCACTTCTGAGGTTGCAGTTGATGTCGTCAAGCATGCCTTCATCACTAAATTCAATGACATAACAGCTGAT GTCTACGGTGAATATAAAGCCAGCTTGGCCTTTGAGCTCGTCAGCAGTCGTCAACAGAAT GCATACACAGACTACAGCGATTCAGTGGCGCGAAGGATGGGCTTCATTCCACTGCCTCTGGCTGTGCTG CTGATTCGAGTAGTGATGAGCTCAGTGAAGATCCAGGGTGCTCTCTCATCTGTCTGTGTGCTTCTCTTTTATCTTGG ATTAATAACACTGAAAGTGTTGAACAGTATAGTGCTGCTGGGAAAGTCCTGCCACTATGTAAAAGAAGCCAACATGGAGGTGAAGCAGTTTGACAGACCAACTGCTGAAATTCCAAAACAAAATCCCAAGAAAGCCAACCAAGCCAAATCTCCTGCACCCAAAG ACAAAATTAAGGTTCAGCGACCCTCCACCAGCATCACCAAGCAGCTGCCCCCAAGGGTGGGGCCTTTGCCCCCAGCTCCACCTCCTGTATCTAAGGTGACTAGTGACCTGCCCCAAGATTCTACCCTTAAACCAGAGGACGGCACCAGCGAGACACCAGAATCCACTGAACTTAAACACAGAACCTCAAAAAAAAACCTTCTGGAGATAGACCGCTTCACAATTTGCGGCAACCGGATCGGGTGA
- the tapt1a gene encoding transmembrane anterior posterior transformation protein 1 homolog isoform X2, with amino-acid sequence MADSLGVSDEKDPENDDYIGVKFSWTGAARSKKANISSLAADTTETLGFFEEPDVKDEQQEHSDMDESDEPSLLRFMCAELTRGYFLEHNEAKYTERRERVYTCMRIPRELERLMIFGWFLCLDAFLYVFTLLPLRTLLAFLRLLTIPCCGLGSRFMQPAQVCDLLKGLIMVLCYSMMHYVDYAMMYHLIRGQSVIKLYIIYNMLEVADRLFSSFGQDILDALYWTATEPKSQKRAHIGVIPHFFMAVFYVFLHAILIMVQASTLNVAFNSHNKSLLTIMMSNNFVEIKGSVFKKFEKNNLFQMSNSDIKERFTNYVLLLIVCLRNMEQLSWNTDHLWVLLPDVFVVITSEVAVDVVKHAFITKFNDITADVYGEYKASLAFELVSSRQQNAYTDYSDSVARRMGFIPLPLAVLLIRVVMSSVKIQGALSSVCVLLFYLGLITLKVLNSIVLLGKSCHYVKEANMEVKQFDRPTAEIPKQNPKKANQAKSPAPKDKIKVQRPSTSITKQLPPRVGPLPPAPPPVSKVTSDLPQDSTLKPEDGTSETPESTELKHRTSKKNLLEIDRFTICGNRIG; translated from the exons ATGGCGGATTCGCTGGGGGTGTCAGATGAAAAAGACCCCGAAAACGACGACTACATAGGGGTAAAATTTTCCTGGACTGGCGCTGCGAGGTCGAAGAAGGCAAATATATCTAGCTTGGCTGCGGACACGACAGAAACCCTGGGATTCTTCGAGGAACCCGATGTTAAAGACGAACAGCAGGAGCATTCAG ATATGGATGAGTCTGATGAGCCGTCTTTGTTGAGGTTCATGTGTGCAGAGCTGACCAGGGGCTACTTCCTGGAACACAATGAAGCTAAGTACACTGagcggagagagagagtgtacacGTGCATGAGGATCCCCAGAGAACTGGAAAGG TTGATGATCTTTGGGTGGTTCTTGTGTCTGGATGCCTTTCTGTATGTGTTCACCCTGCTGCCCCTGAGAACTCTGCTGGCCTTCCTAAGGTTGTTGACTATTCCTTGCTGTGGCCTAgg CTCTCGGTTCATGCAGCCAGCTCAGGTGTGTGACCTGCTGAAAGGTTTAATCATGGTGCTCTGTTACTCCATGATGCACTATGTCGATTATGCCATGATGTACCACCTGATCCGGGGCCAGTCAGTCATCAAACTCTACATCATCTACAACATGCTGGAG GTGGCAGACCGTCTTTTCTCGTCTTTTGGGCAAGACATTCTGGATGCACTCTATTGGACGGCCACTGAGCCAAAGTCACAAAAGAGAGCCCACATTGGCGTCATTCCCCATTTCTTCATGGCCGTCTTTTATGTCT TTCTGCATGCCATCCTCATCATGGTTCAGGCCTCTACTTTAAATGTGGCCTTCAACTCGCATAACAAATCTCTTCTCACCATTATGATGTCCAACAAT TTTGTTGAAATCAAGGGAAGCGTGTTTAAAAAGTTTGAGAAGAACAACCTCTTTCAGATGTCTAACAGTG ATATTAAGGAGCGTTTCACAAACTATGTATTGCTTCTGATTGTTTGCCTGAGGAACATGGAACAGTTGTCCTGGAACACAG ATCACCTGTGGGTGCTGCTCCCAGATGTCTTTGTGGTGATCACTTCTGAGGTTGCAGTTGATGTCGTCAAGCATGCCTTCATCACTAAATTCAATGACATAACAGCTGAT GTCTACGGTGAATATAAAGCCAGCTTGGCCTTTGAGCTCGTCAGCAGTCGTCAACAGAAT GCATACACAGACTACAGCGATTCAGTGGCGCGAAGGATGGGCTTCATTCCACTGCCTCTGGCTGTGCTG CTGATTCGAGTAGTGATGAGCTCAGTGAAGATCCAGGGTGCTCTCTCATCTGTCTGTGTGCTTCTCTTTTATCTTGG ATTAATAACACTGAAAGTGTTGAACAGTATAGTGCTGCTGGGAAAGTCCTGCCACTATGTAAAAGAAGCCAACATGGAGGTGAAGCAGTTTGACAGACCAACTGCTGAAATTCCAAAACAAAATCCCAAGAAAGCCAACCAAGCCAAATCTCCTGCACCCAAAG ACAAAATTAAGGTTCAGCGACCCTCCACCAGCATCACCAAGCAGCTGCCCCCAAGGGTGGGGCCTTTGCCCCCAGCTCCACCTCCTGTATCTAAGGTGACTAGTGACCTGCCCCAAGATTCTACCCTTAAACCAGAGGACGGCACCAGCGAGACACCAGAATCCACTGAACTTAAACACAGAACCTCAAAAAAAAACCTTCTGGAGATAGACCGCTTCACAATTTGCGGCAACCGGATCGGGTGA